The genomic window ATTAATTAACCGACAGCCCCTTTACTATTAATTAATCATATTATTCTTCAACTGTAATATCGAATACTCTTCCTAATTCATTTGCATGCTCAATTTGACGACCTTCAACTTCAAAGTCGAACTTGAATTGACCTAATTCCGCATCATTACCAAGCCATGTTGCAATGTCTAGAGTAACATCTAAAATTACGACTTCGCCTGGTTCTAATGTAAAGAAGTCTGAAGTATTACCATTATATAAGATTCCATTATATAACTCAGTTCCACCATTATCTAAAGCAACAGTAAAGTTCATAGCATTTCTAGGAAGATCAGACGCTTCAGAATCAAACCAATGCTTAATTCTTACTGCTACATTAAAGTCACCTTTATTTTCAATTCTTAATGATCTTTCAAGTGTCGCACCAGGTTGTGTGTTTGCCATATAGTTTACATCAAATAATTGATGTCCACCTTCAAATGTATACCATTCAATTGTGTCCATAGTTGGATCAGTGTAGGTGACATCAATTTCTTGTTTACCCATAACAATACTATTTCCTTCTACTACGATATCATCTGTAAACCAAGCATAAGTAGAACCAGCTAACATTGTAACACTAAATAGAAACATAAGAGCACTAAGTACTAAAGACTTTTTCATTATAATCACCTTTCAAATTTCATATTTTGTCAGAGTTTTAAAAAAATTGACAGTCATTAATGCAACTCTGCTTAACACTAATGATGTTTAAAACAAACCTTATGATATTACTTAAAATACAGAAATAGTCATTCGATTTGTTTAAAGCCCCTTTAACCCCATATCCTTTTATATAACGTGTTCTTGGCTTCTTTGGGCTTAATCTATAACAACGGTTTTAACCATTATTACCATTCATTTTGAGTTGTTCTTTCATCTGATTCAATTCCTCATATAGTTTCTTGTTTCTTTCTATTTCTGCGTCTAATTCCGCTTTTTTCACTTCAATCTCTTGAGTTTTTTCCCTCTTGTATTCTTTAAATTGCTTAATGAATTCCCATCCACTCATTGCAATTAAAACGAGTAGCGGCATAAAGATCGTAGTAATATAACCGATTGGTGTTTTGATAAAGTCTAGCAAGTGACCACCGTTTGGAATTCTAAATAAGTACTTTCCTATAACATTGCTTGCCAAAACGGGATCTTCATCTGCTTGATCAACATTAATCCCTTTTGTGATAAAGGCATCTTTAGACTCATGCACAGTTTTTCCCTGTATTTGGTGTGTTACAACCGTTCCATCATTAACATAAAATGTAACTGTATCTCCTGATTGAAGTGATTCTGAATTAACTACTTTTGAAATCACGATATCACCAGCTTCAAATTTAGGTTTCATTGAATCTGATAATACGATAAATAGTTTATAACCCATAAACCCTCTTCCATAATCTTTGTTCACGTTAACTGAAACAATTGTAAAAATCAACATAAACAGTGCAAAGCCAATCATGAATACGGATAAGCTTTTTTTAATGACTTCCTTATTAAGTTCTATTTTTTTCATCCTACATCCCACACCTCTTTAACTAGTTTTTTTAGTATCATATCTATTGGTTAAACCATTGGTGACAAGCATTTTAATTATAATTCATATGTCTCGTATATTAGTGATGATTTTAGCGAATTATGTACTGTTAAAGAAAACTATTTATGCTAGGGGGCCCTCGGCCCTACTAGTAATCTTGATGTGAACCCCCTATTAAGCACGTAGCAGTTTAAATTTGTGGGGGAAATGAAAACAGCTGACGTAGCCTAATAGTTTTTTCTAGTACCCATCTTAACTATATGTAGTTATATCCATAATATTCCATAATTGCCAGTTTTTATGCACTGTATGACAATATTGAACTATGGAGTTGGTTGTTCACAGCTTCATTTTCAATATATTTCAACACTATTTTTATAAGTTAATCATTTGCAGTATGAAGATCATCTCTTTGTAATGTTTGCTTAAAAAATAAATTAGAAGAGATGAACAAATAGACTCTCTACTCTAATATATAGAATAGGCGATTAAAAGGTGACAAACATCATAAACTTTTAGAATTTAATATCGCTGATTGATCAGTATGATTTGTTAACAATCTGTAAATTATGAACATAATTGTAGACATTTTTATTTTTTTATCCTATTATATTACTGTATTCGAATATGGTAATGTGTTTAGCTGAAAAAATAGTGTTCCTCGCTTCGAGGTATACTAAGCAAGATGAGGTGTTATTATGGAACTTTTCGAAGTGTTTAAATTAGTAGCGGATGAAACTCGTTTGCGTATTATCAATCTGCTAATGATGGGTGAGTTATGCGTGTGTGAAATAGAGGCGATTCTTGATTTAAGTCAGTCAAAGATATCCAGGCATTTAAACGCGCTACGTAAGGAATCAGTAATTGACTACGAACGTCGTACATCATGGAACCACTACTTTATTGAACAGAGTTTCCTAGATGAACATTCGGATTTAATTATCTATCTAGAGGAAGATGTATTAAATAAGGAACCATTCAATCTGGATCGTGACAGGCTCGAACACTATCAAACAAGTTGTTATACTTGCGCGTCCATCACAGATTATAAACAGAATAAATAGGAGGCAGAAACATGGCAGAGAAAAAATATTCAGGAATTAGTTTTTTTGAAAGATATTTAACCGTATGGGTTGCTCTATGTATCATAGTCGGAGTTTTAATCGGACAATTCATTCCAGTAATACCAAACACATTAGGTAAACCACCCTTTACATACGAACAGATTTCGATTCCGATCGCGGTCTTAATCTGGTTAATGATTTACCCGATGATGCTAAAAATTGATTTCTCAAGTATCGTAAAGGCAACTAAGAATCCAAAGGGATTAACCGTTACTACAGTAGTCAACTGGTTAATCAAGCCATTCACAATGTACGTGATTGCAGCATTCTTCTTAAAGGTCGTATTTCAGAACTTAATTGATCCAGACTTAGCGAGTGATTACTTAGCTGGAGCAATTATCCTAGGTGCAGCACCGTGTACAGCGATGGTATTTGTATGGAGTCACTTAACGAAAGGGAACCCAGCTTATACAGTCGTGCAAGTAGCGGTGAATGACTTAATTTTATTATTTGCATTTGTTCCGATTGTTGCATTATTACTTGGTCAAACAGAAGCCTTTGTTCCATTTGGAACATTAACTTTATCCGTTGTTCTGTTTGTAGTTATTCCGCTTACACTTGGTTACCTATCACGTGTGTTCATTATAAGGAAAAAAGGCATCGATTACTTAGAAAATGTTTATATCAAAAAGTTCGGTAATGTTACTATTGTTGGACTCTTACTGACACTGATTTTAATTTTCACACTACAAGGAAGTGCAATCATTGATAATCCACTACATATTGGTTTAATCTCAGTTCCATTAATTATCCAGACTGTATTCATCTTCTTAATTGCTTACCTATGGGCTAAAGTTTGGAAGTTACCTCATGATATAGCAGCACCTGGTGCGATGATCGGGGCAAGTAACTTCTTTGAACTAGCGGTTGCAGTAGCAATTGCATTATTTGGAGCACAATCAGGTGCAACTCTCGCTACAGTAGTTGGTGTGTTAGTTGAGGTACCATTAATGTTAGCACTTGTTAAAATCGCAAACAGTACAAGGAAGTGGTTTGCTGAACCTAAACCTGATACTGATTTTGCTGAATTGCATCAATAGGATGGATATGTTCTTCTGAACGCATTTAAATTTCTATAAAAGGTATTGGATAATAAGGAAGTTTTCATTTATAATATAACTAGCATATAAATGAAAGGAACATAATTATGGCACGCATTTTACAAATTAAAATTTCACTTAAGCATATCGAACCACTCATTTACCGTACAATTCACGTTCAGGATGATACGAATTTCCATGACTTGCATCTTATGATTCAAGCCGCGTTTGGATGGACGTACTCGCATGTGTACATATTTAAAATACGTGGTTTAAACATTGAAACTAGGAATCCTTATACGATGGATTTTATTTCTCCTGAAAACAGCACATTAGAAGCAAAGGAAACTAAAATCAATCAATTCTTACTGAAACCAGGTAACAATTTCTCTTATGTCTACGATCTCGGTGATTACTTTGAACATGAGATTTTAATTGAGGAAGTTGTTAAAGAAGATAAACGTGTAAAGTATCCAAAGCTTGTTGATGGAGCTAGACGTTGTGCACCTGAAGATATGGGCGGACCTCACTTCTATTCGGACTTCGTTAAGATGCTTACGGATGGCGATGTGGATGAAGACTTCGAGCATATATTAGAATGGCTTGGTGATGAGTTTGACCCCGAGTACTTTGATTTAAAAGAAAGCAACAAGGACTTAAGAAACTATAAAGACTGGGACTTTAATGAAATGGAATAGGGTCCAGAATTCATATATTAGGAGGTCTATACATGAAGAAGAAAGTAGCATTTGTATGTATCCATAATTCATGTCGTTCACAAATGGCAGAAGGATGGGCAAAGAAATTAGGTAGCGATGTACTTGACGTTTATTCAGCAGGGACAGAGGATTACCCTGAGGTTAAACCTGGTGCGGTTCAGGTCATGGAGGAGTTAGACATTAGCATGTCTGAACACCGTCCAAAGTTATTAACGGATATCCCTAATGAGTTAGACATTTTAATCACAATGGGATGTGGCGTAGAGTGTCCTCATGTACCGACAAAGCACCGTGAAGATTGGGGACTTGAGGATCCATCAGGAGGACCAATCGAAGGCTTCCGTAACACACGCGACATCATTAAAGGTAAGGTCGAAGATCTTATCACACGTGTTAAGCGTGGGGAGTTATAATAACTATTGAAATAAAAAAAAGGCATCTCAAACTACTTTTCAGTTTGAGATGCCTTTTTTAGTATTTTTTTAAACGAATAGACTTTGAATGATTCTAGGTTAATAAGGTGTATTTTTTAGAAAACTAAAAGAGCTTATACTAAACTCTCCATTGTGGTCAATATTAATATTAATTTTAGCATTATTCAATTATATGATGTAGTCTATAAAGATTATTTTATTATAGTGGGTTATGATGTATTAAATATATTAATTATTAAGTATGATTATACTAATAATTCTTTTCTTTACATTTTCATTCTCTAAAAGTTATAGAAAAATAGGAAATAATAGTATATAATATAATGAGAGTTTTACAATAATTACCATTTTTAGACATATGGGATGATAAAATAATTATGGGATTATATTAAAAAAATAATAAATTTGTAAGTAGAGGGAGTAATATATGGAGGATAAACGGATAAAGATAAGTGGAAATGATGTTTATGTCACTGACTATATCGTTGAATATGATAATTTTTTTGAGCTACTATTGAAGTATAAAAAGAATTATAATCTAATTTTTGATAATTGTACTTTTAACATTATTTCTGATTCATTCCATAGTGCGAATAATCAGAACTACTATGTTGTTAATTCTATTAAATATGCTAATTGCACATTTTACAATAAAGAAATTACTAATTCAATTTACTTAATAAAGGAAGTTTTATTTAAAAATTGCCGTGCTGAGTGTGATATATTTTTTGCTTTTTTCAAACCAGTAAAACCGTCAAAACCAGTCGTATTTAAAGTTGAAAAGTGCAATTTTTTAAATCTAGACTTTGACTATAATGTGATTGATGAATTTAACAATCTCCTAATTAGAGAAAGAAGTAATGAAATATATTTTTCATTGGATATAAGTAAGGATACTATAATAGAAAATGA from Haloplasma contractile SSD-17B includes these protein-coding regions:
- a CDS encoding signal peptidase I, which gives rise to MKKIELNKEVIKKSLSVFMIGFALFMLIFTIVSVNVNKDYGRGFMGYKLFIVLSDSMKPKFEAGDIVISKVVNSESLQSGDTVTFYVNDGTVVTHQIQGKTVHESKDAFITKGINVDQADEDPVLASNVIGKYLFRIPNGGHLLDFIKTPIGYITTIFMPLLVLIAMSGWEFIKQFKEYKREKTQEIEVKKAELDAEIERNKKLYEELNQMKEQLKMNGNNG
- a CDS encoding ArsR/SmtB family transcription factor, translating into MELFEVFKLVADETRLRIINLLMMGELCVCEIEAILDLSQSKISRHLNALRKESVIDYERRTSWNHYFIEQSFLDEHSDLIIYLEEDVLNKEPFNLDRDRLEHYQTSCYTCASITDYKQNK
- the arsB gene encoding ACR3 family arsenite efflux transporter, with the translated sequence MAEKKYSGISFFERYLTVWVALCIIVGVLIGQFIPVIPNTLGKPPFTYEQISIPIAVLIWLMIYPMMLKIDFSSIVKATKNPKGLTVTTVVNWLIKPFTMYVIAAFFLKVVFQNLIDPDLASDYLAGAIILGAAPCTAMVFVWSHLTKGNPAYTVVQVAVNDLILLFAFVPIVALLLGQTEAFVPFGTLTLSVVLFVVIPLTLGYLSRVFIIRKKGIDYLENVYIKKFGNVTIVGLLLTLILIFTLQGSAIIDNPLHIGLISVPLIIQTVFIFLIAYLWAKVWKLPHDIAAPGAMIGASNFFELAVAVAIALFGAQSGATLATVVGVLVEVPLMLALVKIANSTRKWFAEPKPDTDFAELHQ
- a CDS encoding plasmid pRiA4b ORF-3 family protein is translated as MARILQIKISLKHIEPLIYRTIHVQDDTNFHDLHLMIQAAFGWTYSHVYIFKIRGLNIETRNPYTMDFISPENSTLEAKETKINQFLLKPGNNFSYVYDLGDYFEHEILIEEVVKEDKRVKYPKLVDGARRCAPEDMGGPHFYSDFVKMLTDGDVDEDFEHILEWLGDEFDPEYFDLKESNKDLRNYKDWDFNEME
- a CDS encoding arsenate reductase ArsC, whose translation is MKKKVAFVCIHNSCRSQMAEGWAKKLGSDVLDVYSAGTEDYPEVKPGAVQVMEELDISMSEHRPKLLTDIPNELDILITMGCGVECPHVPTKHREDWGLEDPSGGPIEGFRNTRDIIKGKVEDLITRVKRGEL